In Apostichopus japonicus isolate 1M-3 chromosome 5, ASM3797524v1, whole genome shotgun sequence, a single window of DNA contains:
- the LOC139967938 gene encoding uncharacterized protein isoform X5, whose protein sequence is MKAPYGLSGYRVKVYRIGSTTQWFTAVITGHDLMTRDLVVMDDTVLESHTENPAHVHMMFLDDVVNSLLKGENVGITSRRRAAAAAAAVTGNNNSQATSVTNFSRSINSSHSPATSSLNYQSPQAPKKKRTKGVNDSAPQELEKETKEKAIRQEKSLKEKEKTISNKTKKERKRKPEEIINEELKTLSETVKKTKSSSGSAKDPLRQDTSEPAASGGTRSPAEERLQSQSSEETGTSTHQEGSEAPRVLPPGHKHEPVITHKPSVSPAALPPGGGGGIDPSSGSESLKQSMSNYRTDSEAKDERESVDSAAAVKNGPSAASSTKESNVRKSPPPPITAPSSLGKVSGTSDDKSQPLSSSSSSSNKDTSFLFKLSQAISASPGKRAVKSERDTPFTHAIAGIIARELSKDYENLEKDQAKQEGAEQPVGKEQPITGSTTSVPTTSASVSSSPNLFSSMQTMISAQVSAQEAVIPAVPSEAMVKNCLMQTMSAGPKQPPVSSPKEVRPSSATPPSQRVHSSAARSDPEKAAASPRRKVEKGPSVSSVPHVAPKMSEKPRNVEIERKDREAAVNHERKEKIKKEMHEFREGREGSRQEAIHRSKESAGGFGGGQKEPVRVFRDPNLRDNNVTHVHSIQHHLYHQMGKQDHHKATPVPSSHTPLSTLRTAATPGGPISGSPSAFAPSNLHSNALQPPHAILPPHIQLYPHHLQGFSYSPLHAVDQHGFHQQQQHLAELMALRHQLGLSGLVPGQPAALMQAGAAHGLTQAQLQAILQSQHAGAIAMPPGILIPHTQEDLEIAHLQAQQREQQKLHAEKVAQMETKAILHADKHLFSSSPHPPQHARLTPQTTSSAGSTHHPLGHDGISYRGGGDIRNHHQDVPMVDVHAAIERHFQESLGKPHVAFSISPYSSASGSITMGTPLAKTDHRSVSSEKELQQKEQLEQDRLRREREEKELEWQRLQREKEYKQNQIQKEMERKIMYPSSGIVSERERLQKLASSIDVKNDDHLYKHVMSQLKPKYIGLSSAEKKSEKILIGDSIGSAIKSHSSQGFQVFQPYKSGSGSNKPSSGLKYEEARPGVPVRTEHNRLKSAPAYMLPFQPKTHLEGYVPFGHTVSSSKKHEDKGDNGLLGHRGSSHSPHGISHEDKKGIPNPPPLIKNEPGLGSHDYRDGHTIHEMGAKSLWEKQIVESLKAQQGLLPVKSEGPYSVPVIVRRSESGHHPHMQHIDSSPLKVASPQQLSRAALQTMEVKSMSTASSSRATLSQSSPGVNISTSVVSQSSILMNALRPSEHHHHHHHHHHRKVDKQSYEPKDLSLGTKRKSPNQPMAVKKRVKEAAVMGVATSDKDFRKAGAVTSFSEHCQSYQPKEQSSLVSGGGVTHAKVSENVELKIEKVDQLKRVPPDPGSVQRLTGLPNLFAKNGSLSDSERSRSVSPRSMSDSSDSRKTASPNRTATGHVKCKKAWLQRLSESTDSPPPPEEKKDFKSGTAAKSLPNGHIHSPNATSTVTEKSTVTLSDIQKSIPERVYDFDSMSTCSDSSSASGGSKPRQRRSRENKKSRKRTASPLVVNPSCIIDTSHHPLVNGLNLGLETKVKVDGMGDHKQVTASLIDLMTEAPKKRIVTRAHKEKDREAFNLERSLSKPAISKLKKTGEAFLQDGPCTNITPNLMKCRECRMKGNKQSKLNIFCRFYAFRRLRYSQKGNLTIAGFSELDQYEKEDLGPWLPTRIEEDDPNTDLEVSKYIMLMTADKFCELVLQEKDAKGALTCTDGKMAWKRPVSGVREMCDTCDTTLFNIHWTCPKCGFVVCPDCFKAKTGNSTRSMKAKSPEVWLKCIKDQQHLPENLMLTQIIPGSALWDICTLVHEIRRRWNLPSTCPCSRPKSSPPGDAESTKGNDVKTEVQPEQNAVSSTMVSTTGNTITATSSSTSALDFLADVATSRSNDAKCDFEAPHPPPSQNGETQVDSSSNVKTAADTTTEMTCDPTTNSPTGQNCSTLRELLTKTASKMGTPGGPVDGSSFLSALLPKKENSVKSKHRTMTSTFEDIIATVVEQHIAEPRIKPDRSLQKPSRGPFNMFKSPPAIQTGSKNTLTESSFLYPDVPHSWLCDGKLLRLHEPSNKGNFKIFQEQWGKGVPVLVSNVQKQLKSSLWNPRYFSKQFGNIENDLVDCRKGTVIQGAPMKDFWDGFEDLTNRLETKQGQSMILKLKDWPPAEDFSEILPEHFEDLMGNLPLPEYTRRDGVLNLSSRLPDFFVKPDLGPKMYNAYGLARYPCAGTTNLHLDISDAVNVMVHVGIPHGGQKEDDKAEALISEAVEAVQQRCKDEQTRQRLIEDKETPGALWHIFRARDAPRIRSFLNKLSEEQGEQILLDHDPIHDQSWYLDEEKLARLKEEYKVEGWAIAQCLGDAVFIPAGAPHQVRNLHSCIKVAEDFVSPEHIKECVYLTDEFRHLSNTHSNHEDKLQIKNILYHAIKDAIGVLMSHDPLLQGTGETT, encoded by the exons AAAAGTCACTCAAAGAAAAGGAGAAGACGATCAGCAACAAGACTAAGAAAGAGAGGAAAAGGAAACCAGAGGAAATTATTAACGAAGAACTAAAAACTTTATCAGAAACTGTCAAAAAGACTAAATCAAGTAGTGGTAGTGCCAAAGATCCACTGAGGCAGGACACCTCAGAGCCTGCTGCATCAGGAGGTACGAGATCACCTGCAGAGGAGAGACTACAAAGTCAATCTAGTGAAGAGACAGGAACGAGCACTCATCAAGAGGGATCGGAAGCACCTCGTGTTCTCCCTCCTGGACACAAGCACGAGCCGGTCATTACGCATAAACCTTCCGTCAGTCCGGCGGCATTGCCACCCGGTGGTGGTGGCGGCATCGATCCCTCAAGTGGTTCGGAGTCTCTGAAACAGAGCATGTCAAACTATAGAACTGACTCAGAGGCAAAGGACGAAAGAGAGAGCGTTGATAGTGCAGCGGCCGTGAAAAACGGTCCAAGTGCTGCCTCGTCGACCAAAGAGAGCAATGTAAGAAagtccccccctcctcccatcaCTGCCCCATCTTCATTAGGTAAGGTGTCAGGAACCTCTGATGACAAGTCGCAGCCcttaagtagtagtagtagtagtagtaataaggACACCAGTTTCTTGTTTAAGTTGAGCCAGGCGATTAGTGCCAGTCCAGGGAAGAGGGCGGTCAAAAGTGAAAGAGACACACCGTTCACTCATGCAATCGCTGGAATCATTGCAAGAGAGCTCAGTAAAGATTATGAAAACTTGGAAAAGGATCAAGCCAAACAGGAAGGTGCAGAACAACCTGTAGGAAAGGAGCAACCGATCACAGGTTCAACAACGTCAGTGCCAACCACTTCTGCTTCAGTCAGTAGTTCTCCAAATCTGTTCAGTTCAATGCAAACTATGATCTCTGCACAGGTATCTGCACAGGAGGCTGTGATACCGGCTGTCCCTAGTGAAGCCATGGTGAAAAACTGTCTCATGCAGACCATGAGTGCGGGACCCAAGCAGCCGCCAGTCAGTAGTCCTAAGGAGGTGCGACCATCCTCTGCTACACCTCCTTCTCAACGTGTCCATTCATCTGCCGCAAGGTCTGATCCCGAAAAGGCTGCTGCATCACCCCGGAGGAAAGTCGAGAAGGGGCCCAGTGTTTCCTCGGTGCCTCACGTAGCACCCAAAATGAGCGAGAAGCCCAGAAACGTGGAGATTGAACGCAAGGATAGAGAGGCCGCTGTCAATCATGAACggaaagaaaaaatcaaaaagGAAATGCACGAATTCAGAGAGGGCAGAGAGGGCAGCAGACAGGAAGCAATTCATCGTTCAAAAGAGAGCGCGGGTGGCTTTGGGGGTGGCCAGAAAGAGCCAGTGAGGGTTTTCCGAGACCCAAACCTGAGAGACAATAACGTCACGCACGTACATTCAATACAACATCACTTATATCACCAGATGGGGAAACAAGACCATCACAAAGCTACCCCTGTACCGTCATCTCACACCCCTCTATCAACATTACGAACAGCTGCCACACCAGGTGGACCCATATCAGGTTCGCCCAGTGCCTTTGCCCCATCCAACCTTCATTCTAATGCCTTGCAACCCCCCCATGCAATCCTCCCACCACACATTCAGTTGTACCCGCATCACCTCCAGGGGTTCTCATACAGCCCCCTCCACGCAGTGGACCAACACGGCTTCCACCAACAGCAACAGCACCTGGCAGAGCTTATGGCTCTGAGGCATCAGTTGGGGCTGTCCGGTTTAGTACCAGGGCAACCGGCTGCCCTGATGCAAGCCGGAGCAGCGCATGGTCTCACCCAAGCTCAACTTCAGGCAATACTGCAAAGCCAACATGCTGGAGCTATAGCAATGCCTCCAGGTATCTTAATTCCACACACTCAGGAAGATTTGGAGATTGCGCATCTCCAAGCTCAG CAGAGAGAACAGCAAAAGCTTCATGCCGAAAAGGTGGCTCAGATGGAGACCAAGGCTATCCTACATGCTGACAAACACCTCTTCTCATCTTCACCGCATCCCCCACAACACGCCCGTCTCACTCCTCAGACCACCTCCTCGGCAGGGTCCACCCATCATCCTCTGGGACACGATGGTATCAGCTATCGCGGTGGCGGCGATATCCGCAACCACCACCAGGACGTACCAATGGTCGATGTCCACGCCGCCATCGAGAGGCATTTTCAAGAGTCTTTGGGGAAACCGCATGTGGCGTTCTCGATATCACCTTACAGCTCAGCATCAGGAAGCATCACCATGGGTACCCCTTTGGCCAAGACGGATCACAGGAGCGTCTCCTCGGAGAAAGAGCTCCAG CAGAAAGAACAACTTGAACAAGACCGTCTCCGTAGGGAACGAGAGGAGAAAGAACTGGAATGGCAGAGACTTCAGCGAGAAAAGGAGTACAAACAGAATCAAATTCAAAAGGAGATGGAGAGAAAAATCATG TATCCCAGCTCTGGCATTGTGTCTGAAAGGGAAAGGTTACAGAAGCTTGCAAGCTCCATTGACGTCAAAAATGATGATCACCTATACAAGCATGTCATGAGCCAGTTAAAGCCTAAATACATTGGTCTGTCCTCGGCCGAGAAGAAATCTGAAAAGATTTTGATCGGGGACAGTATTGGGTCTGCAATAAAGTCCCACAGTAGCCAGGGTTTCCAGGTATTCCAGCCTTACAAGTCAGGATCTGGTTCGAACAAGCCATCATCAGGTCTGAAGTATGAGGAAGCCCGACCCGGTGTCCCTGTCAGGACAGAGCATAACAGACTGAAGTCTGCTCCCGCGTACATGTTACCGTTTCAGCCAAAGACGCATTTGGAAGGATATGTACCCTTTGGACACACAGTATCGTCTAGTAAGAAGCATGAGGACAAAGGTGACAATGGCCTGCTGGGACACCGTGGTTCCTCTCACTCCCCACATGGTATCAGTCATGAGGACAAGAAAGGTATCCCCAATCCACCCCCTCTCATAAAGAATGAACCGGGTCTCGGAAGCCATGACTACAGGGACGGCCACACAATTCATGAGATGGGTGCTAAAAGTTTGTGGGAAAAACAAATTGTGGAGAGTCTCAAGGCGCAGCAAGGCCTCCTCCCTGTTAAGTCAGAGGGGCCCTATTCAGTGCCAGTCATTGTTCGTAGAAGTGAAAGTGGACACCACCCTCACATGCAGCACATTGACTCGTCTCCATTGAAGGTTGCATCACCTCAGCAGTTGTCTCGTGCTGCTCTCCAGACAATGGAAGTCAAGTCTATGAGCACAGCGTCGTCCAGTCGTGCAACTCTCTCTCAGAGTTCCCCCGGTGTTAACATAAGTACTAGTGTAGTTTCCCAGTCATCCATTTTGATGAATGCACTTAGACCCTCAGagcatcaccaccaccaccaccatcatcatcatcgtaaaGTTGACAAACAGTCCTATGAACCCAAGGACCTGAGTCTGGGTACCAAGAGGAAGTCCCCAAATCAACCGATGGCAGTGAAAAAGCGAGTGAAAGAAGCGGCGGTTATGGGCGTGGCCACGAGTGATAAAGACTTCAGAAAGGCTGGTGCTGTTACATCATTTTCAGAGCATTGCCAGTCATACCAACCCAAGGAACAATCTTCACTAGTATCTGGCGGGGGCGTTACTCATGCCAAAGTCAGTGAAAATGTGGAACTTAAAATAGAAAAGGTGGATCAGTTGAAGAGAGTGCCACCCGATCCGGGTTCTGTCCAGAGACTTACGGGTCTGCCAAATTTATTTGCCAAAAATGGGTCGTTGTCGGACAGCGAACGCTCTCGATCCGTGTCTCCTAGGAGCATGAGCGACTCCTCCGACAGTCGGAAAACAGCGTCGCCGAACAGGACGGCTACGGGTCATGTCAAGTGTAAGAAAGCTTGGCTTCAGAGACTCTCGGAGAGTACAGATTCCCCTCCTCCACCAGAGGAGAAGAAGGATTTCAAGTCAGGAACGGCGGCGAAATCTTTGCCAAACGGACACATACATTCCCCTAACGCTACTAGCACTGTTACAGAGAAATCTACAGTCACCTTATCAGACATTCAGAAAAGCATTCCAGAACGAGTCTACGATTTTGACAGTATGTCAACTTGTTCAGACAGTTCATCAGCCTCTGGTGGCAGCAAACCTCGTCAGAGGCGGAGTAGGGAGAACAAGAAAAGCCGAAAGAGGACAGCTAGCCCTCTGGTGGTGAATCCTTCATGCATCATCGATACATCGCATCATCCTCTGGTAAACGGTCTAAATCTTGGACTCGAAACTAAGGTGAAAGTGGATGGAATGGGAGACCATAAGCAGGTC ACAGCGTCATTGATTGATCTTATGACGGAGGCTCCTAAGAAGAGGATCGTTACCAGAGCACACAAAGAGAAAGACAGAGAAG CTTTCAATTTGGAGAGGTCTCTATCCAAGCCTGCCATCTCCAAGTTGAAGAAGACCGGCGAAGCTTTCCTCCAGGACGGGCCGTGTACCAACATCACGCCGAACCTGATGAAGTGCAGGGAGTGTCGAATGAAGGGGAACAAACAGTCCAAGCTGAACATCTTCTGTCGATTCTACGCCTTCCGGAGGCTCCGGTACAGCCAAAAGGGCAACCTCACCATCGCCGGGTTCTCCGAACTGGACCAGTACGAGAAGGAGGACCTGGGCCCCTGGTTACCGACTCGCATCGAGGAGGACGACCCCAACACGGACTTGGAAGTTTCCAAATATATCATGTTGATGACAGCAGATAAGTTTTGTGAACTAGTGCTGCAAGAAAAAGATGCCAAGGGTGCTTTGACATGTACTGATG GGAAAATGGCCTGGAAACGTCCGGTGTCTGGTGTCCGTGAAATGTGCGACACGTGCGACACGACGCTGTTCAACATTCATTGGACGTGTCCGAAATGCGGTTTCGTGGTCTGCCCGGATTGCTTCAAGGCAAAGACAGGCAACTCGACTCGTAGCATGAAGGCGAAGAGCCCGGAGGTCTGGCTGAAATGTATCAAAGATCAACAACATTTACCAGAGAATCTCATGTTGACCCAAATCATTCCTGGCTCAG CTCTTTGGGATATATGTACCCTGGTTCATGAGATCAGGAGAAGATGGAATTTACCTTCCACATGTCCCTGCTCTCGTCCGAAGTCATCACCCCCTGGAGATGCTGAATCCACGAAAGGA AATGATGTGAAAACGGAAGTCCAGCCAGAGCAGAATGCAGTCAGCAGCACCATGGTGAGCACCACTGGAAACACCATAACTGCCACTTCCAGCAGTACCTCTGCCTTGGATTTCTTAGCGGACGTGGCTACCTCGAGATCTAACGACGCGAAATGTGACTTTGAagctcctcatcctcctccgtcTCAGAACGGAGAGACGCAAGTAGACTCGAGTTCAAATGTTAAGACAGCAGCAGATACCACCACGGAAATGACCTGTGACCCCACAACGAACTCCCCCACGGGACAGAACTGTTCCACTCTCAGAGAACTTCTCACCAAGACGGCCAGTAAGATGGGTACCCCCGGGGGACCTGTGGACGGTAGTTCTTTCTTATCGGCGTTACTCCCCAAAAAGGAGAACAGTGTCAAGAGCAAACACAGGACTATGACGAGTACCTTTGAGGACATCATAGCCACGGTGGTTGAGCAGCATATAGCGGAACCTCGCATCAAACCGGATCGAAGCCTTCAGAAACCCTCCAGAGGGCCGTTTAATATGTTTAAGTCTCCTCCAGCCATCCAGACGGGATCCAAGAATACCCTAACAGAGTCTAGTTTTCTCTACCCGGACGTCCCTCACTCGTGGCTCTGCGATGGCAAACTCCTTCGACTTCACGAACCCTCTAACAAAGGCAACTTCAAGATCTTCCAAGAGCAGTGGGGCAAAGGAGTG CCTGTGTTGGTTAGTAACGTACAAAAACAACTCAAATCCAGCCTCTGGAATCCGCGGTATTTCAGCAAGCAGTTTGGTAACATAGAGAACGATCTTGTGGACTGCAGAAAGGGAACGGTCATACAGGGCGCGCCGATGAAAGACTTTTGGGATGGATTCGAAGATTTGACAA ATCGACTAGAGACCAAACAAGGCCAGTCGATGATCCTCAAGCTCAAGGATTGGCCCCCAGCGGAGGACTTCAGTGAAATCCTACCGGAGCACTTTGAGGACCTGATGGGTAATCTACCTCTCCCAGAGTACACCAGACGAGATGGGGTACTCAACCTATCGTCACGTCTACCAGACTTCTTTGTCAAACCAGACCTTGGACCAAAGATGTACAATGCGTATG GTCTTGCGAGATACCCCTGTGCAGGCACTACGAATCTCCATCTGGACATCTCGGATGCCGTCAATGTCATGGTCCACGTCGGTATCCCCCATGGAGGTCAGAAGGAGGATGACAAGGCTGAAGCTCTGATCAGCG AAGCCGTAGAAGCTGTCCAGCAACGCTGTAAGGACGAACAGACCCGTCAAAGACTGATAGAAGACAAAGAAACACCTGGAGCGTTATGGCACATCTTCAGAGCTAGGGATGCCCCCAGAATACGTAGCTTCTTGAATAAG CTGAGTGAAGAGCAAGGTGAGCAGATCCTCCTGGACCACGACCCCATCCACGACCAGAGCTGGTATCTGGACGAAGAGAAACTGGCTCGGCTCAAAGAGGAGTACAAGGTTGAAGGCTGGGCCATCGCTCAGTGTCTGGGAGATGCTGTATTCATTCCTGCTGGGGCACCACATCAA GTGAGGAACCTTCACTCTTGTATCAAAGTAGCAGAGGACTTTGTTTCCCCGGAACACATCAAAGAGTGCGTCTACCTGACTGATGAATTCCGCCACCTGAGTAACACGCACAGCAACCACGAGGATAAACTGCAGATAAAGAACATCCTCTACCATGCCATCAAAGATGCCATAGGAGTCCTCATGAGTCACGATCCGTTACTTCAGGGTACTGGAGAGACGACGTAG